A single genomic interval of Camelus bactrianus isolate YW-2024 breed Bactrian camel chromosome 15, ASM4877302v1, whole genome shotgun sequence harbors:
- the GTF3C2 gene encoding general transcription factor 3C polypeptide 2 isoform X1, which produces MDTCGVGCVALGEAGPVGNMTVVDSPRQEVLNQLDVKASSETTSVEASIEMSLPTPLPGFEDSLDERRLPLEQQSLSRLEQQDLSSEMSKVPKPRASKPGRKRGGRTRKGPTRPQQPNPPSSPLVPGLLDQSNPLSNPMTKKRGRKSKADVLLLKLSKDLDQPESPPPKRPPEDFETPPGERPRRRAAQVALLYLQELAEELSTALPAPVSCPESPKVGSPTKPKKSRQQAVCQGREVEEDTTRDEDFVLQVEAEDGEESEAPSESSSDPEPAVPRSTARGSTSGKQKPHCRGVAPNGLPNHIMAPVWKCLHLTKNLRDQKYSYWEFAEWIPLAWKWHLLSELEAAPYLPQEEKSPLFSVQREGLPEDGTLYRINRFSSITAHPERWDVSFFTGGPLWALDWCPVPEGAAASQYVALFSSPDMNETHPLSQLHSGPGLLQLWGLGTLQQESCPGNRAHFVYGIACDHGCIWDLKFCPSGAWELPGTPRKAPLLPRLGLLALACSDGKVLLFSLPHPEALLAQQPPDAMKPAIYKVQCVATLQVGSMQASDPSECGQCLSLAWMPTRPHHHLAAGYYNGKQNKTKRMVVFWNLPTNSPLQRIRLSDGSLKLYPFQCFLAHDQAVRTLQWCKANRFDLLPSSHSHFLVSAGSDRKIKFWDLRRPYEPINSIKRFLSTELAWLLPYNGVTVAQDNCYASYGLCGIHYIDAGYLGFKAYFTAPRKGTVWSLSGSDWLGTIAAGDISGELIAAILPDMALNPINVKRPIERRFPIYKADLMPYQDSPEGQDHSSASSGAPNPPKARTYAETVNHHYLLFQDTDLGSFHDLLHREPMLRMQEGEGHSQLCLDRLQLEAIHKVRFSPNLDSYGWLVSGGQSGLVRIHFVRGLTSPLGHRMQLESRAHFNAMFQPASPTRGPGFSPTSHRLLPSP; this is translated from the exons ATGGATACCTGCGGGGTCGGCTGTGTTGCCCTGGGGGAGGCCGGCCCCGTGGGGAACATGACTGTGGTAGACTCTCCCAGACAAGAGGTGCTAAACCAGCTTGATGTCAAGGCCTCTTCAGAAACAACCAGTGTGGAGGCTTCCATAGAGATGTCATTACCTACCCCTTTGCCTGGATTTGAAGATTCTCTTGATGAGAGGAGGCTCCCTCTGGAGCAGCAAAGCCTCTCCAGACTGGAACAGCAAG ATCTTTCTTCAGAGATGTCAAAGGTCCCAAAGCCTAGGGCCTCAAAGCCTGGCCGGAAGAGAGGTGGTAGGACACGGAAAGGCCCCACAAGGCCCCAGCAGCCTAATCCTCCATCATCCCCTCTGGTTCCTGGTCTCTTAGACCAATCCAACCCTCTATCCAACCCCATGACTAAGAAACGAGGTCGAAAGTCCAAGGCAGATGTGCTACTGCTGAAGTTGTCAAAAGACCTAGATCAGCCAGAGTCTCCACCTCCAAAGAGGCCCCCTGAGGACTTTGAGACTCCTCCTGGGGAACGACCCCGCCGAAGGGCTGCCCAAGT GGCACTTCTGTATCTTCAGGAACTGGCTGAAGAGCTCTCAACAGCCCTGCCTGCTCCAGTGTCCTGTCCTGAGAGCCCCAAGGTGGGCAGCCCCACCAAACCGAAGAAAAGCCGGCAGCAGGCAGTCTGTCAAGGTAGGGAAGTAGAGGAGGACACCACTCGGGATGAAGACTTCGTTCTCCAGGTTGAGGCTGAAGATGGAGAAGAAAGTGAGGCCCCAAGTGAGAGCTCATCTGACCCTGAGCCTGCAGTTCCCCGAAGCACCGCACGAGGATCCACTTCAGGG AAGCAGAAGCCACACTGCCGGGGAGTGGCTCCCAATGGCTTACCAAATCACATCATGGCTCCTGTTTGGAAGTGCCTCCATCTCACCAAGAACCT CCGAGACCAGAAGTATTCATACTGGGAGTTTGCAGAATGGATTCCTTTAGCCTGGAAGTGGCACTTGTTATCTGAACT TGAGGCAGCTCCCTACCTGCCCCAGGAGGAGAAGTCTCCACTGTTTTCTGTACAACGTGAAGGACTTCCTGAAGATGGAACACTCTACCGAATAAACAG ATTTAGCTCTATCACAGCACACCCAGAGCGGTGGGATGTGTCCTTCTTCACGGGGGGACCGCTCTGGGCTCTGGACTGGTGCCCAGTGCCAGAAGGGGCAGCAGCCTCGCAGTATGTGGCCCTTTTCTCCAGCCCTGACATGAATGAGACACACCCACTGAGCCAGCTTCATTCGGGCCCTGGGCTGCTCCAGCTCTGGGGCCTTGGGACCTTGCAGCAAGAAAGCTG TCCTGGCAACAGAGCCCACTTTGTCTATGGGATTGCTTGCGACCATGGCTGCATCTGGGACCTCAAGTTCTGCCCCAGTGGAGCATGGGAGCTTCCAGGCACCCCTCGGAAG GCCCCTCTCCTGCCCCGCTTGGGTCTCCTGGCTCTTGCCTGCTCAGATGGGAAGGTGCTGTTGTTCAGTCTGCCCCATCCTGAGGCCTTGCTGGCTCAGCAGCCCCCAG ATGCAATGAAGCCTGCCATTTATAAG GTCCAATGTGTGGCAACCCTGCAGGTGGGGTCTATGCAAGCTTCGGACCCCTCTGAGTGTGGTCAGTGCCTTAGCCTGGCCTGGATGCCTACCCGGCCCCACCACCACCTGGCTGCTGGATACTATaatggtaaacaaaacaaaacaaaac GCATGGTAGTTTTCTGGAACCTTCCCACAAACTCGCCTCTGCAGCGGATACGGCTCTCTGACGGCTCCTTGAAGCTCTACCCCTTCCAGTGTTTCCTAGCCCATGACCAGGCTGTGCGCACCCTTCAGTGGTGCAAAGCTAACAG ATTTGATCTTCTCCCATCTTCCCACAGTCATTTCCTAGTCTCTGCAGGAAGCGACCGGAAAATCAAATTCTGGGACCTTCGACGACCTTATGAACCAATAAACTCTATCAAGCGCTTCTTGAGTACAGAGCTGGCCTGGCTGCTCCCCTACAATGGTGTCACTGTGGCTCAGGACAACTGCTATGCCTC ttatGGACTCTGTGGAATTCATTATATTGATGCTGGTTACCTTGGTTTCAAGGCCTACTTCACTGCTCCTCGAAAAGGCACTGTCTGG AGTCTTTCAGGATCCGACTGGCTTGGGACAATAGCCGCAGGAGATATATCTGGGGAGCTCATTGCAGCTATATTGCCTGATATGGCACTGAACCCAATAAACGTCAAGCGACCGATAGAGCGGAGATTT cctatatataaagcagatctGATGCCATATCAGGACAGTCCTGAAGGTCAAGACCACTCTTCTGCTTCATCTGGGGCCCCCAACCCTCCCAAGGCTCGAACTTATGCTGAAACTGTCAACCATCACTACTTGCTCTTTCAAGACACAGATTTG GGTTCATTCCATGATCTGCTCCACAGAGAACCAATGCTGCGcatgcaggagggagaggggcactCGCAGCTCTGCCTGGACAGGCTGCAGCTGGAAGCTATTCATAAG GTACGTTTCAGCCCAAACCTGGATTCCTATGGATGGCTGGTCTCTGGGGGGCAGTCAGGGCTGGTTCGGATTCATTTTGTCCGTGGACTCACTTCTCCACTGGGCCACCGTATGCAGCTTGAAAGCCGTGCCCACTTCAATGCTATGTTTCAGCCAGCCTCCCCTACTAGAGGGCCTGGCTTTTCTCCAACCAGCCATCGCCTTCTGCCCAGTCCCTAG
- the GTF3C2 gene encoding general transcription factor 3C polypeptide 2 isoform X2, translating into MDTCGVGCVALGEAGPVGNMTVVDSPRQEVLNQLDVKASSETTSVEASIEMSLPTPLPGFEDSLDERRLPLEQQSLSRLEQQDLSSEMSKVPKPRASKPGRKRGGRTRKGPTRPQQPNPPSSPLVPGLLDQSNPLSNPMTKKRGRKSKADVLLLKLSKDLDQPESPPPKRPPEDFETPPGERPRRRAAQVALLYLQELAEELSTALPAPVSCPESPKVGSPTKPKKSRQQAVCQGREVEEDTTRDEDFVLQVEAEDGEESEAPSESSSDPEPAVPRSTARGSTSGKQKPHCRGVAPNGLPNHIMAPVWKCLHLTKNLRDQKYSYWEFAEWIPLAWKWHLLSELFRLFLLPTPSEAAPYLPQEEKSPLFSVQREGLPEDGTLYRINRFSSITAHPERWDVSFFTGGPLWALDWCPVPEGAAASQYVALFSSPDMNETHPLSQLHSGPGLLQLWGLGTLQQESCPGNRAHFVYGIACDHGCIWDLKFCPSGAWELPGTPRKAPLLPRLGLLALACSDGKVLLFSLPHPEALLAQQPPDAMKPAIYKVQCVATLQVGSMQASDPSECGQCLSLAWMPTRPHHHLAAGYYNGMVVFWNLPTNSPLQRIRLSDGSLKLYPFQCFLAHDQAVRTLQWCKANSHFLVSAGSDRKIKFWDLRRPYEPINSIKRFLSTELAWLLPYNGVTVAQDNCYASYGLCGIHYIDAGYLGFKAYFTAPRKGTVWSLSGSDWLGTIAAGDISGELIAAILPDMALNPINVKRPIERRFPIYKADLMPYQDSPEGQDHSSASSGAPNPPKARTYAETVNHHYLLFQDTDLGSFHDLLHREPMLRMQEGEGHSQLCLDRLQLEAIHKVRFSPNLDSYGWLVSGGQSGLVRIHFVRGLTSPLGHRMQLESRAHFNAMFQPASPTRGPGFSPTSHRLLPSP; encoded by the exons ATGGATACCTGCGGGGTCGGCTGTGTTGCCCTGGGGGAGGCCGGCCCCGTGGGGAACATGACTGTGGTAGACTCTCCCAGACAAGAGGTGCTAAACCAGCTTGATGTCAAGGCCTCTTCAGAAACAACCAGTGTGGAGGCTTCCATAGAGATGTCATTACCTACCCCTTTGCCTGGATTTGAAGATTCTCTTGATGAGAGGAGGCTCCCTCTGGAGCAGCAAAGCCTCTCCAGACTGGAACAGCAAG ATCTTTCTTCAGAGATGTCAAAGGTCCCAAAGCCTAGGGCCTCAAAGCCTGGCCGGAAGAGAGGTGGTAGGACACGGAAAGGCCCCACAAGGCCCCAGCAGCCTAATCCTCCATCATCCCCTCTGGTTCCTGGTCTCTTAGACCAATCCAACCCTCTATCCAACCCCATGACTAAGAAACGAGGTCGAAAGTCCAAGGCAGATGTGCTACTGCTGAAGTTGTCAAAAGACCTAGATCAGCCAGAGTCTCCACCTCCAAAGAGGCCCCCTGAGGACTTTGAGACTCCTCCTGGGGAACGACCCCGCCGAAGGGCTGCCCAAGT GGCACTTCTGTATCTTCAGGAACTGGCTGAAGAGCTCTCAACAGCCCTGCCTGCTCCAGTGTCCTGTCCTGAGAGCCCCAAGGTGGGCAGCCCCACCAAACCGAAGAAAAGCCGGCAGCAGGCAGTCTGTCAAGGTAGGGAAGTAGAGGAGGACACCACTCGGGATGAAGACTTCGTTCTCCAGGTTGAGGCTGAAGATGGAGAAGAAAGTGAGGCCCCAAGTGAGAGCTCATCTGACCCTGAGCCTGCAGTTCCCCGAAGCACCGCACGAGGATCCACTTCAGGG AAGCAGAAGCCACACTGCCGGGGAGTGGCTCCCAATGGCTTACCAAATCACATCATGGCTCCTGTTTGGAAGTGCCTCCATCTCACCAAGAACCT CCGAGACCAGAAGTATTCATACTGGGAGTTTGCAGAATGGATTCCTTTAGCCTGGAAGTGGCACTTGTTATCTGAACT ATTCAGGCTGTTCCTTTTGCCTACCCCCAGTGAGGCAGCTCCCTACCTGCCCCAGGAGGAGAAGTCTCCACTGTTTTCTGTACAACGTGAAGGACTTCCTGAAGATGGAACACTCTACCGAATAAACAG ATTTAGCTCTATCACAGCACACCCAGAGCGGTGGGATGTGTCCTTCTTCACGGGGGGACCGCTCTGGGCTCTGGACTGGTGCCCAGTGCCAGAAGGGGCAGCAGCCTCGCAGTATGTGGCCCTTTTCTCCAGCCCTGACATGAATGAGACACACCCACTGAGCCAGCTTCATTCGGGCCCTGGGCTGCTCCAGCTCTGGGGCCTTGGGACCTTGCAGCAAGAAAGCTG TCCTGGCAACAGAGCCCACTTTGTCTATGGGATTGCTTGCGACCATGGCTGCATCTGGGACCTCAAGTTCTGCCCCAGTGGAGCATGGGAGCTTCCAGGCACCCCTCGGAAG GCCCCTCTCCTGCCCCGCTTGGGTCTCCTGGCTCTTGCCTGCTCAGATGGGAAGGTGCTGTTGTTCAGTCTGCCCCATCCTGAGGCCTTGCTGGCTCAGCAGCCCCCAG ATGCAATGAAGCCTGCCATTTATAAG GTCCAATGTGTGGCAACCCTGCAGGTGGGGTCTATGCAAGCTTCGGACCCCTCTGAGTGTGGTCAGTGCCTTAGCCTGGCCTGGATGCCTACCCGGCCCCACCACCACCTGGCTGCTGGATACTATaatg GCATGGTAGTTTTCTGGAACCTTCCCACAAACTCGCCTCTGCAGCGGATACGGCTCTCTGACGGCTCCTTGAAGCTCTACCCCTTCCAGTGTTTCCTAGCCCATGACCAGGCTGTGCGCACCCTTCAGTGGTGCAAAGCTAACAG TCATTTCCTAGTCTCTGCAGGAAGCGACCGGAAAATCAAATTCTGGGACCTTCGACGACCTTATGAACCAATAAACTCTATCAAGCGCTTCTTGAGTACAGAGCTGGCCTGGCTGCTCCCCTACAATGGTGTCACTGTGGCTCAGGACAACTGCTATGCCTC ttatGGACTCTGTGGAATTCATTATATTGATGCTGGTTACCTTGGTTTCAAGGCCTACTTCACTGCTCCTCGAAAAGGCACTGTCTGG AGTCTTTCAGGATCCGACTGGCTTGGGACAATAGCCGCAGGAGATATATCTGGGGAGCTCATTGCAGCTATATTGCCTGATATGGCACTGAACCCAATAAACGTCAAGCGACCGATAGAGCGGAGATTT cctatatataaagcagatctGATGCCATATCAGGACAGTCCTGAAGGTCAAGACCACTCTTCTGCTTCATCTGGGGCCCCCAACCCTCCCAAGGCTCGAACTTATGCTGAAACTGTCAACCATCACTACTTGCTCTTTCAAGACACAGATTTG GGTTCATTCCATGATCTGCTCCACAGAGAACCAATGCTGCGcatgcaggagggagaggggcactCGCAGCTCTGCCTGGACAGGCTGCAGCTGGAAGCTATTCATAAG GTACGTTTCAGCCCAAACCTGGATTCCTATGGATGGCTGGTCTCTGGGGGGCAGTCAGGGCTGGTTCGGATTCATTTTGTCCGTGGACTCACTTCTCCACTGGGCCACCGTATGCAGCTTGAAAGCCGTGCCCACTTCAATGCTATGTTTCAGCCAGCCTCCCCTACTAGAGGGCCTGGCTTTTCTCCAACCAGCCATCGCCTTCTGCCCAGTCCCTAG
- the GTF3C2 gene encoding general transcription factor 3C polypeptide 2 isoform X3 encodes MDTCGVGCVALGEAGPVGNMTVVDSPRQEVLNQLDVKASSETTSVEASIEMSLPTPLPGFEDSLDERRLPLEQQSLSRLEQQDLSSEMSKVPKPRASKPGRKRGGRTRKGPTRPQQPNPPSSPLVPGLLDQSNPLSNPMTKKRGRKSKADVLLLKLSKDLDQPESPPPKRPPEDFETPPGERPRRRAAQVALLYLQELAEELSTALPAPVSCPESPKVGSPTKPKKSRQQAVCQGREVEEDTTRDEDFVLQVEAEDGEESEAPSESSSDPEPAVPRSTARGSTSGKQKPHCRGVAPNGLPNHIMAPVWKCLHLTKNLRDQKYSYWEFAEWIPLAWKWHLLSELEAAPYLPQEEKSPLFSVQREGLPEDGTLYRINRFSSITAHPERWDVSFFTGGPLWALDWCPVPEGAAASQYVALFSSPDMNETHPLSQLHSGPGLLQLWGLGTLQQESCPGNRAHFVYGIACDHGCIWDLKFCPSGAWELPGTPRKAPLLPRLGLLALACSDGKVLLFSLPHPEALLAQQPPDAMKPAIYKVQCVATLQVGSMQASDPSECGQCLSLAWMPTRPHHHLAAGYYNGMVVFWNLPTNSPLQRIRLSDGSLKLYPFQCFLAHDQAVRTLQWCKANSHFLVSAGSDRKIKFWDLRRPYEPINSIKRFLSTELAWLLPYNGVTVAQDNCYASYGLCGIHYIDAGYLGFKAYFTAPRKGTVWSLSGSDWLGTIAAGDISGELIAAILPDMALNPINVKRPIERRFPIYKADLMPYQDSPEGQDHSSASSGAPNPPKARTYAETVNHHYLLFQDTDLGSFHDLLHREPMLRMQEGEGHSQLCLDRLQLEAIHKVRFSPNLDSYGWLVSGGQSGLVRIHFVRGLTSPLGHRMQLESRAHFNAMFQPASPTRGPGFSPTSHRLLPSP; translated from the exons ATGGATACCTGCGGGGTCGGCTGTGTTGCCCTGGGGGAGGCCGGCCCCGTGGGGAACATGACTGTGGTAGACTCTCCCAGACAAGAGGTGCTAAACCAGCTTGATGTCAAGGCCTCTTCAGAAACAACCAGTGTGGAGGCTTCCATAGAGATGTCATTACCTACCCCTTTGCCTGGATTTGAAGATTCTCTTGATGAGAGGAGGCTCCCTCTGGAGCAGCAAAGCCTCTCCAGACTGGAACAGCAAG ATCTTTCTTCAGAGATGTCAAAGGTCCCAAAGCCTAGGGCCTCAAAGCCTGGCCGGAAGAGAGGTGGTAGGACACGGAAAGGCCCCACAAGGCCCCAGCAGCCTAATCCTCCATCATCCCCTCTGGTTCCTGGTCTCTTAGACCAATCCAACCCTCTATCCAACCCCATGACTAAGAAACGAGGTCGAAAGTCCAAGGCAGATGTGCTACTGCTGAAGTTGTCAAAAGACCTAGATCAGCCAGAGTCTCCACCTCCAAAGAGGCCCCCTGAGGACTTTGAGACTCCTCCTGGGGAACGACCCCGCCGAAGGGCTGCCCAAGT GGCACTTCTGTATCTTCAGGAACTGGCTGAAGAGCTCTCAACAGCCCTGCCTGCTCCAGTGTCCTGTCCTGAGAGCCCCAAGGTGGGCAGCCCCACCAAACCGAAGAAAAGCCGGCAGCAGGCAGTCTGTCAAGGTAGGGAAGTAGAGGAGGACACCACTCGGGATGAAGACTTCGTTCTCCAGGTTGAGGCTGAAGATGGAGAAGAAAGTGAGGCCCCAAGTGAGAGCTCATCTGACCCTGAGCCTGCAGTTCCCCGAAGCACCGCACGAGGATCCACTTCAGGG AAGCAGAAGCCACACTGCCGGGGAGTGGCTCCCAATGGCTTACCAAATCACATCATGGCTCCTGTTTGGAAGTGCCTCCATCTCACCAAGAACCT CCGAGACCAGAAGTATTCATACTGGGAGTTTGCAGAATGGATTCCTTTAGCCTGGAAGTGGCACTTGTTATCTGAACT TGAGGCAGCTCCCTACCTGCCCCAGGAGGAGAAGTCTCCACTGTTTTCTGTACAACGTGAAGGACTTCCTGAAGATGGAACACTCTACCGAATAAACAG ATTTAGCTCTATCACAGCACACCCAGAGCGGTGGGATGTGTCCTTCTTCACGGGGGGACCGCTCTGGGCTCTGGACTGGTGCCCAGTGCCAGAAGGGGCAGCAGCCTCGCAGTATGTGGCCCTTTTCTCCAGCCCTGACATGAATGAGACACACCCACTGAGCCAGCTTCATTCGGGCCCTGGGCTGCTCCAGCTCTGGGGCCTTGGGACCTTGCAGCAAGAAAGCTG TCCTGGCAACAGAGCCCACTTTGTCTATGGGATTGCTTGCGACCATGGCTGCATCTGGGACCTCAAGTTCTGCCCCAGTGGAGCATGGGAGCTTCCAGGCACCCCTCGGAAG GCCCCTCTCCTGCCCCGCTTGGGTCTCCTGGCTCTTGCCTGCTCAGATGGGAAGGTGCTGTTGTTCAGTCTGCCCCATCCTGAGGCCTTGCTGGCTCAGCAGCCCCCAG ATGCAATGAAGCCTGCCATTTATAAG GTCCAATGTGTGGCAACCCTGCAGGTGGGGTCTATGCAAGCTTCGGACCCCTCTGAGTGTGGTCAGTGCCTTAGCCTGGCCTGGATGCCTACCCGGCCCCACCACCACCTGGCTGCTGGATACTATaatg GCATGGTAGTTTTCTGGAACCTTCCCACAAACTCGCCTCTGCAGCGGATACGGCTCTCTGACGGCTCCTTGAAGCTCTACCCCTTCCAGTGTTTCCTAGCCCATGACCAGGCTGTGCGCACCCTTCAGTGGTGCAAAGCTAACAG TCATTTCCTAGTCTCTGCAGGAAGCGACCGGAAAATCAAATTCTGGGACCTTCGACGACCTTATGAACCAATAAACTCTATCAAGCGCTTCTTGAGTACAGAGCTGGCCTGGCTGCTCCCCTACAATGGTGTCACTGTGGCTCAGGACAACTGCTATGCCTC ttatGGACTCTGTGGAATTCATTATATTGATGCTGGTTACCTTGGTTTCAAGGCCTACTTCACTGCTCCTCGAAAAGGCACTGTCTGG AGTCTTTCAGGATCCGACTGGCTTGGGACAATAGCCGCAGGAGATATATCTGGGGAGCTCATTGCAGCTATATTGCCTGATATGGCACTGAACCCAATAAACGTCAAGCGACCGATAGAGCGGAGATTT cctatatataaagcagatctGATGCCATATCAGGACAGTCCTGAAGGTCAAGACCACTCTTCTGCTTCATCTGGGGCCCCCAACCCTCCCAAGGCTCGAACTTATGCTGAAACTGTCAACCATCACTACTTGCTCTTTCAAGACACAGATTTG GGTTCATTCCATGATCTGCTCCACAGAGAACCAATGCTGCGcatgcaggagggagaggggcactCGCAGCTCTGCCTGGACAGGCTGCAGCTGGAAGCTATTCATAAG GTACGTTTCAGCCCAAACCTGGATTCCTATGGATGGCTGGTCTCTGGGGGGCAGTCAGGGCTGGTTCGGATTCATTTTGTCCGTGGACTCACTTCTCCACTGGGCCACCGTATGCAGCTTGAAAGCCGTGCCCACTTCAATGCTATGTTTCAGCCAGCCTCCCCTACTAGAGGGCCTGGCTTTTCTCCAACCAGCCATCGCCTTCTGCCCAGTCCCTAG